A window of Haliscomenobacter hydrossis DSM 1100 contains these coding sequences:
- a CDS encoding flavin monoamine oxidase family protein, whose amino-acid sequence MKQQFAKQIQRSFNRALRQVDPAYFQSRRSFIHQFAGLSTGMLLGQSLLPDLARKTRVLVVGAGIAGLNAAHQLKKAGIEAPIYEASNRFGGRMMTLRNYFGPGLTTELGGEFIDAYHEDMLSLAKEFKLEIYDLREDEPTLQESLYFGGKQYTEDDLAAAIQPFIPKFRASLEKLPEDFEQLSYRDATNWQDLDQLSIPQYLDSIGVQGWLKQFYHSSMSAYYTIDAAEQSVINLFLLLGLPEPGHEHEEQEDLAEIFKIRGGSQALTEALGKSLQAQIKLGHALNEIKKHADGTYTAVFEQRGKFKSVKADYLILALPFTKLREVKTTGFDWSPVKAQCIRELGYGNGGKILFGLNERVWRKHGSHGGFNTDFPAYSGWDSSRMQAGELASLTVFGGSNIGHDAAQLNSNEILSKYMPGLDQLWPGFKAASNGKMHKFSWENYLFNLGSYTAYKPGQWSSFGGVEKEPEGNIFFAGEHCSVIFQGYMNGGAYSGRVAAESLVEKLKS is encoded by the coding sequence ATGAAACAGCAATTTGCCAAACAAATTCAACGCAGCTTCAACCGTGCCTTGCGTCAGGTTGATCCCGCATACTTTCAGAGCCGGCGCAGCTTCATACATCAGTTTGCGGGCCTCTCCACTGGGATGTTATTGGGGCAGTCGCTGTTGCCCGATCTGGCGCGCAAAACCCGAGTGCTTGTGGTCGGAGCGGGTATTGCCGGGCTGAACGCCGCCCATCAATTGAAAAAAGCGGGCATTGAGGCCCCGATTTATGAAGCTTCAAATCGTTTTGGTGGCCGCATGATGACCCTGCGCAACTACTTTGGGCCGGGTTTGACCACTGAATTGGGCGGCGAGTTCATCGATGCCTACCACGAAGACATGCTTAGCCTGGCGAAGGAATTCAAGCTGGAGATCTACGATCTGCGCGAAGACGAGCCCACGCTCCAGGAATCCTTATATTTTGGCGGAAAACAGTATACCGAGGACGACTTGGCAGCAGCCATTCAGCCTTTCATTCCCAAATTCCGCGCCAGTTTGGAAAAACTGCCCGAGGATTTTGAACAACTCTCCTACCGCGATGCCACCAATTGGCAGGATTTGGATCAACTTTCGATTCCGCAGTATTTGGACAGCATCGGCGTGCAGGGCTGGCTCAAGCAGTTTTACCACAGTAGTATGTCAGCATATTACACCATTGATGCCGCCGAGCAGTCGGTCATCAACCTCTTTTTGTTGCTGGGATTACCCGAACCCGGGCATGAGCACGAAGAACAAGAAGACCTGGCCGAAATTTTCAAAATTCGCGGCGGCAGTCAGGCGCTAACCGAGGCCCTGGGCAAGTCATTGCAAGCACAAATCAAGCTGGGTCATGCCCTGAACGAAATTAAAAAGCACGCCGATGGCACTTACACCGCCGTTTTTGAACAGCGGGGCAAATTCAAATCTGTCAAAGCCGATTACCTGATTTTGGCCCTGCCCTTTACCAAGTTGAGGGAGGTAAAAACCACGGGTTTCGATTGGTCGCCCGTCAAAGCCCAATGCATTCGGGAACTGGGCTACGGCAATGGTGGGAAAATCCTGTTCGGATTGAATGAACGGGTTTGGCGCAAACACGGTTCTCACGGCGGTTTTAATACCGATTTCCCGGCCTACAGCGGTTGGGACAGTAGCCGCATGCAAGCCGGGGAACTGGCCAGCTTAACCGTTTTTGGCGGCAGCAACATCGGACACGATGCCGCTCAATTGAATTCCAATGAAATCCTCAGCAAATACATGCCCGGCCTGGATCAGCTTTGGCCAGGATTCAAAGCGGCTAGCAATGGCAAAATGCACAAGTTTTCCTGGGAAAACTACCTTTTCAACCTGGGCTCCTACACCGCGTACAAACCTGGCCAATGGTCCAGTTTTGGTGGCGTAGAAAAAGAACCCGAAGGCAACATTTTTTTTGCTGGCGAGCATTGCAGCGTGATCTTTCAGGGCTACATGAACGGAGGCGCGTATTCCGGGCGAGTAGCCGCGGAAAGCCTAGTTGAGAAGTTGAAAAGTTGA
- a CDS encoding dockerin type I domain-containing protein encodes MKNYYFLAILAVVFSSFLVPLVAQTGYIRFIENSENTIRSAHYNTAVPVETLVQSDLAKLYIRRLVEPHHEAIYVQRGYDRNQDGQLNQLDGFELIAEEKFSPWGYQMELMPCGEKESMYIEVRAMQQDSTPVYLQKMLTPGDRYVPWPKCVAPFKVYVSAAQDKVLIRAKDLIQGRLYDDCLPSGAARDTTISPLIEKFSVTPWYIEQANRRPDSSQHSIQLSCAQKHAPTLLSVFAWDASGNYQRCVTQVEIIDTLGICPPYSGLSINDSLELKLIQSFSQLRPLVPAGQLAEPHDSLQHFKTFQVRRSIRKTNLTAWLTLGYDRNQDGQLDENDGMDVNEDGDIADEGEFFQHDGEFVISPLMDSLPLFCTDFGDSLYLELWALDTNGKRTIAKRWLELYAPGYFVSYKIGVSTELKLNPNASSDDERGMSFVVVQDFLTSPFYTCQDGITEPDEWGRQLLMTSIGRYGQVADSNIDTVTLDCCDNAAGYALLNIYAWNKTTKFTHAALVTYAEAYDYKNFCGPYPCGKKSSRQSIFGHVKSQTGSLMAGVNLRMEATGIAPISQNTQVGQTKFSFFEPRGSISSYRHVIPSKNDDILNGVSTLDLIQIQKHILNIKPFHSPYQYIAADINRSGSVTTLDMIQLRKVILNIEPKFVNNSSWRFLDENHIFQNPADPLKEYLPESIRVAYLGNPRHIGFIGIKIGDVNNSATIK; translated from the coding sequence ATGAAAAATTACTACTTCCTGGCCATTCTGGCTGTGGTGTTCAGCTCATTTTTAGTACCATTAGTAGCGCAAACCGGGTATATCCGGTTTATTGAAAATTCGGAAAACACCATCCGATCAGCACATTACAATACTGCCGTACCCGTCGAAACGCTGGTACAAAGTGACCTGGCTAAACTTTACATTCGCCGCCTGGTCGAGCCCCATCACGAAGCCATTTATGTACAAAGAGGTTACGACCGCAACCAGGATGGGCAGTTGAACCAACTGGATGGTTTTGAACTGATAGCCGAGGAAAAATTTTCGCCCTGGGGCTATCAAATGGAGTTGATGCCCTGTGGAGAAAAAGAGTCGATGTATATTGAAGTACGGGCCATGCAGCAAGACAGCACGCCAGTGTATTTGCAAAAGATGTTGACTCCCGGCGATCGATATGTGCCCTGGCCCAAATGTGTTGCGCCCTTTAAAGTGTATGTTTCCGCAGCGCAAGATAAGGTACTCATTCGAGCCAAAGACCTGATTCAAGGCAGGCTTTACGATGATTGTTTGCCTTCCGGAGCAGCGCGTGACACTACGATCTCGCCGCTAATTGAAAAATTCAGTGTGACCCCCTGGTACATCGAACAAGCCAATCGCCGACCCGATTCCAGTCAACACAGCATCCAATTGAGTTGTGCCCAAAAACACGCTCCTACCCTACTCTCGGTATTTGCCTGGGACGCCTCGGGCAATTACCAACGCTGCGTCACCCAGGTTGAAATAATCGACACGCTGGGTATCTGTCCTCCCTACAGCGGCTTAAGCATCAACGACTCACTTGAACTCAAGCTGATTCAATCTTTTAGCCAGCTGCGTCCACTCGTTCCGGCAGGGCAATTGGCTGAACCCCATGATTCTCTGCAACACTTTAAAACCTTCCAAGTGCGGCGCTCCATCCGGAAAACCAATCTGACCGCCTGGTTGACTCTGGGCTACGACCGCAACCAGGATGGTCAATTGGATGAAAATGATGGCATGGATGTTAATGAAGATGGAGACATTGCTGATGAAGGTGAGTTTTTTCAACACGATGGGGAATTTGTCATCAGCCCGCTGATGGATTCTTTGCCGTTGTTTTGTACCGATTTTGGCGATTCCTTGTACCTGGAGCTTTGGGCACTGGATACTAACGGAAAGCGGACCATTGCGAAACGTTGGTTGGAGTTGTATGCACCTGGCTATTTTGTAAGTTACAAAATTGGTGTTTCTACAGAACTAAAACTCAACCCCAATGCCAGCTCTGATGACGAACGTGGGATGAGTTTCGTTGTCGTCCAAGACTTTCTAACTAGCCCTTTTTATACCTGCCAGGATGGTATTACTGAGCCTGATGAGTGGGGTAGACAATTACTAATGACGAGCATCGGAAGATATGGCCAGGTAGCAGACTCCAACATAGATACTGTAACCTTGGATTGTTGCGACAACGCCGCTGGATATGCACTCCTTAACATTTATGCCTGGAATAAAACCACTAAATTCACCCACGCAGCCTTGGTTACTTATGCGGAAGCCTATGATTACAAGAATTTCTGCGGACCTTATCCTTGTGGAAAAAAATCTTCTCGCCAGTCAATTTTCGGACATGTCAAAAGCCAAACTGGTTCATTAATGGCAGGTGTAAACCTCCGCATGGAAGCTACTGGAATTGCACCAATTTCCCAAAACACCCAGGTAGGACAAACTAAATTTAGCTTTTTTGAGCCTCGGGGAAGTATAAGTTCCTACCGCCATGTCATCCCCAGCAAAAACGACGACATCCTCAATGGCGTGAGCACTTTGGACCTGATACAAATTCAAAAACACATTCTGAACATCAAGCCTTTCCATTCACCTTATCAATACATTGCTGCCGACATCAACCGCTCGGGGAGCGTTACGACCCTGGATATGATCCAGCTGCGCAAAGTCATTTTGAACATTGAGCCCAAATTCGTCAACAATTCCAGTTGGCGTTTTCTTGATGAAAACCACATTTTCCAAAATCCCGCTGATCCCTTGAAGGAGTATTTGCCCGAAAGCATCCGCGTTGCTTATTTAGGAAACCCAAGACATATCGGCTTCATCGGTATCAAAATTGGGGATGTCAACAATTCTGCAACCATAAAATAA
- a CDS encoding RagB/SusD family nutrient uptake outer membrane protein: MKKIKIFSFLFGLALLASCNFLDESSPNDIAAEDAITDGASAEAAVLGLYSAMQQSGYYGETYLLASGGHTDDAVTGGYQSLSLDQLGSRAVTGANIITEDLWIAVYRVIANANYLLEGLPEVDDLDTAAKNHLEGQARAIRALAHFDLLRYFGEHWDNNSQFGIPLIQSVQGISERPGRSTVAATYQFITEELSKAGGLLDASQKDIRFINTNTVNALLARVYLYKKDLSKAAEYATKVIDSGDFSLLEAATYTDVFNTRLSSESIFELAFDNQNRSGYNGATYSRDDAIRSELSYMAAQDLAVFFASRPGDVRADLLNFDPAENDATIIPDGRTQKYRGEESRDNSAYIIRFAEMYLIRAEARGRNSGLADLNLIRTQRGLAELSAADVPNDAVYLQAMLDERRAEFNFEGHRYFDLARTRQVNAVLGIENFRSIMPIPNRELTANEALQQNPGYLN; the protein is encoded by the coding sequence ATGAAAAAAATCAAGATATTCTCCTTTTTATTTGGACTAGCCCTGCTGGCGTCCTGCAATTTTTTGGATGAAAGTTCACCCAATGACATCGCAGCCGAAGATGCCATCACCGATGGAGCCAGTGCGGAAGCCGCAGTACTGGGCTTGTACAGTGCCATGCAACAATCGGGTTACTATGGCGAAACCTATCTTTTGGCCTCTGGTGGTCACACCGACGATGCCGTAACTGGTGGCTACCAAAGTTTATCCCTGGATCAACTCGGCAGTCGGGCGGTGACGGGGGCCAACATCATTACGGAAGACCTCTGGATTGCGGTGTACCGCGTCATTGCCAATGCCAATTATTTGCTGGAAGGATTGCCTGAAGTAGACGATCTGGACACGGCTGCAAAGAACCACCTGGAAGGCCAGGCGCGGGCCATTCGTGCCCTCGCGCATTTTGACCTCTTACGCTATTTCGGGGAGCATTGGGACAACAATTCCCAATTTGGCATTCCCCTGATTCAAAGTGTACAAGGGATCTCAGAGCGCCCGGGGCGATCGACTGTGGCGGCCACTTACCAATTCATCACCGAAGAACTGAGCAAAGCTGGGGGTTTGTTGGATGCCAGCCAAAAGGACATCCGGTTCATCAATACCAACACCGTCAATGCCCTGCTGGCACGGGTGTACCTCTATAAAAAAGACCTGAGCAAAGCCGCTGAATACGCTACTAAAGTGATCGATTCGGGTGATTTTAGCTTATTGGAGGCCGCGACATATACCGATGTATTCAATACCCGCCTGAGTTCTGAGTCCATTTTTGAGCTGGCATTTGACAACCAAAACCGCAGCGGATACAATGGCGCGACCTATAGCCGCGACGACGCCATTCGTTCAGAATTGAGCTATATGGCTGCGCAAGATTTAGCCGTTTTTTTTGCCAGCCGTCCCGGCGATGTCCGCGCTGATTTATTGAATTTTGATCCCGCCGAAAATGATGCCACGATCATTCCCGATGGCCGCACCCAGAAATACCGAGGGGAAGAATCACGCGACAACTCGGCGTACATCATTCGTTTTGCGGAAATGTACCTCATTCGGGCCGAAGCTCGCGGGCGCAATAGTGGGTTGGCGGATTTGAATTTGATTCGAACCCAAAGAGGGTTGGCGGAGCTTAGTGCCGCTGATGTCCCCAACGATGCGGTGTATCTGCAAGCAATGCTGGATGAACGCCGGGCTGAATTCAATTTTGAAGGACATCGTTACTTCGATCTGGCGCGTACCCGGCAGGTCAATGCGGTGCTGGGGATCGAAAATTTTCGGAGCATCATGCCGATTCCGAACCGAGAACTTACCGCAAATGAGGCACTGCAGCAAAATCCGGGGTATTTGAATTGA
- a CDS encoding SusC/RagA family TonB-linked outer membrane protein — protein MNKKRLKNLFLCFWACISLSVLSAQTTGIKGKVSDTNQEPLIGASVLIKGTTQGTITDIGGDFTLQVPPNTILVVSYTGFSTKEVTVGNLTQLDIVLEPENLRLDEVVVVGYGTQRKSQLTGAISSLKAADIQDQPVSNLANSMQGRVAGLNVMSTSGTPGAGLLVNVRGNNAPLYVVDGIPLLSESNSNLSTSFDLQGQNVGSGQTLSSISDINPNDIESIEVLKDASAAAIYGARAANGVILVTTKRGKKGAQEANLNVYTGFQNIARPIEFMSSAEMVDLIEEARKNDLAVYEQDPSYFGADFDPAVLSDPLENFDLSSGQNTNWLDEVSRTAPIRNYELSFRAGNDKTRYFTSLGYFDQQGVIIENFYRRFNFRLNLDQSINDRFNVGVTLNTAVTRNRRSFNDNTYTGIITNALGASPLMPVYEDDGTYASFEDYQANWLSDNPVKSAKEIRAFTNGYRALATVYGDYKLSGKLSFRTAWSGDVNFLFDNQFKSPLTADAEAFGGEAFEGNFRNITWLNENTLNFTHTTGKNTFSALGGVTLQRTQIDRAGTIGQGFPPGKLERLSSAANIIRATSEGTSFSILSFLGRVNYDYQNRFLFTLTARADGSSRFSKDNRFGFFPSGAVAWRLSSEDFLSGLKSTFSDLKLRVSYGLTGDQEIGDFENVTFYTASRYAGRAGIQLRNLADPELSWQTNRMLNIGLDYEINGGRFNGSVEFFNSVKARLLSEDIIPATTGFATVTRNGGEVQNLGVEFNLNASVIRSDKLRWNLNFNTTWIHNEVKSLTSDGVFLNAYDDLEATHILQVGEPLGSFIGLRYTGVDPETGDVQFEDSNGDGIIDYDDAQIIGKAMPDLFGGLTNSFNFGRFDLTVFTRFSIGNQVYNLIRGTTENLGWSNDGGLSSIYANNTTNVRNRWRKPGDQAEYGRASFINLNLALNSSQMVEDASFFRVQNVNLGYTFPKVGKFKGLRVYAEAQNLLIFTGYKGFDPEVSSNGGLADRTAGVDYGAYPSTRTLLLGANLKF, from the coding sequence ATGAACAAAAAGCGACTTAAGAACCTCTTCCTTTGTTTTTGGGCCTGCATTTCCCTTAGTGTATTGAGTGCCCAAACGACTGGCATCAAAGGAAAAGTAAGCGACACCAATCAAGAACCACTGATTGGAGCCTCGGTGTTGATCAAAGGAACCACCCAGGGAACCATTACCGACATTGGGGGCGACTTTACCTTACAAGTGCCTCCCAATACCATCCTGGTTGTATCGTACACGGGATTTAGCACAAAAGAAGTGACCGTAGGGAACCTAACCCAATTGGACATCGTCCTTGAACCCGAAAACCTGCGCCTCGACGAAGTGGTGGTGGTCGGTTATGGTACCCAACGCAAAAGCCAACTGACTGGAGCCATTTCCTCACTCAAAGCTGCCGATATTCAGGATCAACCAGTATCCAATCTTGCCAACAGCATGCAAGGACGGGTAGCCGGACTGAATGTGATGAGTACTTCCGGCACCCCAGGCGCAGGTTTGTTGGTCAACGTGCGGGGCAACAACGCACCGCTTTACGTAGTGGATGGCATTCCTTTGCTCAGCGAAAGCAACTCCAATCTCTCTACCTCTTTTGACTTGCAGGGGCAAAATGTGGGGTCGGGGCAAACCCTCAGTTCCATTTCCGACATCAACCCCAATGACATTGAATCGATCGAAGTATTAAAAGATGCCTCCGCAGCAGCCATCTATGGTGCCAGAGCAGCCAATGGCGTCATTTTGGTCACCACCAAACGAGGCAAAAAGGGGGCACAAGAGGCCAACCTCAATGTGTACACCGGCTTTCAAAACATTGCTCGCCCCATTGAATTCATGAGTTCGGCTGAAATGGTGGACCTCATTGAAGAAGCCCGCAAAAACGACCTGGCGGTTTATGAACAAGACCCCAGCTATTTTGGTGCAGATTTCGATCCTGCGGTACTCAGCGATCCGCTGGAAAACTTCGACTTGTCTTCCGGTCAAAACACCAACTGGCTCGACGAAGTATCCCGTACTGCCCCGATCCGCAACTACGAATTGTCGTTTCGCGCAGGAAATGACAAAACCCGTTACTTTACCAGTTTGGGCTATTTTGATCAACAGGGTGTCATCATCGAAAACTTTTACCGACGCTTCAATTTTCGCCTCAATTTGGACCAAAGCATCAATGACCGGTTCAATGTGGGGGTAACGCTCAATACCGCAGTGACCCGCAACCGCCGCAGTTTTAACGACAATACTTATACCGGCATCATCACCAATGCCCTCGGTGCTTCTCCGCTCATGCCGGTTTATGAAGACGATGGTACTTACGCCAGTTTTGAAGACTACCAGGCCAACTGGTTATCGGACAACCCAGTGAAATCGGCCAAAGAAATCCGGGCTTTTACCAACGGGTACCGGGCTTTGGCGACGGTTTATGGCGATTATAAACTCAGTGGCAAACTGAGCTTCCGTACCGCCTGGTCGGGTGATGTCAATTTTTTGTTCGACAACCAATTCAAATCCCCACTGACTGCCGATGCGGAAGCTTTTGGTGGCGAGGCTTTTGAAGGCAACTTCCGCAACATCACCTGGCTCAACGAAAACACGCTCAATTTCACCCATACTACTGGAAAAAACACCTTTAGTGCCCTGGGTGGGGTCACCTTACAGCGCACCCAAATCGACAGAGCAGGCACCATCGGGCAGGGTTTTCCTCCAGGCAAACTGGAGCGGCTTTCGAGTGCCGCCAACATCATTCGCGCCACTTCAGAAGGGACATCCTTCTCGATACTTTCCTTTTTGGGGAGGGTCAATTACGATTATCAAAACCGCTTTTTGTTTACCCTTACCGCTCGCGCCGATGGCTCTTCGCGTTTTTCCAAAGACAATCGTTTTGGCTTTTTTCCCTCAGGTGCAGTAGCCTGGCGTTTGAGCAGTGAAGATTTTTTAAGCGGGCTTAAAAGTACCTTTAGCGACCTCAAATTACGGGTGAGTTATGGCCTCACCGGCGACCAGGAAATTGGCGATTTCGAAAACGTCACCTTCTACACGGCGTCTCGTTACGCAGGCCGCGCAGGCATTCAATTGCGGAACCTGGCCGATCCGGAGTTGAGCTGGCAAACCAACCGCATGTTGAACATTGGTTTGGATTACGAAATCAATGGTGGGCGCTTCAATGGATCAGTGGAGTTTTTTAATTCAGTCAAAGCGCGCCTGTTGAGTGAAGACATCATTCCCGCCACTACAGGTTTTGCAACCGTAACCCGCAATGGTGGCGAAGTCCAAAACCTGGGTGTTGAATTCAACCTTAACGCCTCAGTCATTCGTTCAGACAAACTGCGTTGGAACCTCAATTTCAATACCACCTGGATCCACAACGAAGTCAAAAGCCTGACCAGCGACGGGGTGTTCCTCAATGCTTACGATGACCTGGAAGCTACCCATATCCTGCAAGTAGGCGAGCCCTTGGGTTCTTTCATCGGCCTGCGTTACACCGGAGTAGATCCTGAAACAGGCGATGTGCAATTCGAAGACAGCAATGGTGATGGCATCATTGATTACGACGACGCCCAGATCATCGGCAAAGCCATGCCTGATTTGTTCGGTGGTTTGACCAACTCCTTCAACTTCGGGCGTTTTGACCTCACGGTTTTCACCCGTTTTTCCATCGGCAACCAGGTGTACAACCTCATCCGGGGTACAACCGAAAACCTGGGCTGGAGCAATGATGGCGGGCTTAGTTCCATTTATGCCAACAACACGACCAATGTGCGCAATCGCTGGCGCAAACCTGGTGACCAGGCAGAATACGGCCGTGCTTCGTTCATCAACCTGAATCTGGCTTTGAATTCTTCCCAAATGGTGGAAGACGCCTCCTTTTTCCGGGTGCAAAATGTAAATCTGGGGTATACCTTTCCAAAAGTGGGCAAATTCAAAGGCTTGCGCGTGTACGCCGAGGCACAAAATCTGTTGATTTTCACAGGATATAAGGGTTTTGATCCAGAAGTTTCCTCTAATGGGGGTTTGGCAGATCGCACAGCCGGGGTTGACTATGGAGCCTATCCTTCAACCCGTACCCTCCTCCTGGGCGCTAACCTGAAGTTTTGA
- a CDS encoding MFS transporter, producing the protein MYNRKLIFASACAGLFLFGVGAITLGSIAPDLKTKFALDELGIGRLFSLFPVGILVGSLSFGLITDRFGYKLLLAVCSLLLALGFAGIGLATVIWVIQVCILLIGVGGGAINGATSALVADISEKNKGASLALFGVFFGLGALAMPFVLGLLRDVATFEDIVLAIAALTFLLALVYFSLQFPVAKQAEGISLPQLGKMLKDPALLLIGFFLFWQSACEALINNWTTSYLIDQKIDVRWTLYALTSYVAGLSLFRLLTGSVFRNIPSARMLGIGMGLLIVGALILGWVPGLSWAFTGLILVGFGLALGFPVMFGLSSSLYSKTSGTAIGIILAISLIGNLLTNFLMGYMAQAWGIGIFSVALLSAALVQAVFCFLVFRK; encoded by the coding sequence ATGTACAATCGCAAGTTAATTTTTGCTTCAGCCTGCGCTGGATTATTCCTGTTTGGGGTGGGGGCCATAACCCTGGGATCCATCGCTCCGGATTTAAAAACCAAGTTCGCACTGGATGAACTGGGCATCGGCAGGCTTTTTTCCTTGTTCCCGGTGGGCATTTTGGTTGGTTCCTTGAGTTTCGGCCTCATCACCGACCGCTTTGGCTACAAGTTATTGTTGGCCGTATGTAGTCTTTTATTGGCACTGGGATTTGCCGGGATCGGTTTGGCTACGGTCATATGGGTGATTCAGGTGTGTATCCTGCTGATTGGCGTAGGTGGTGGTGCCATCAATGGTGCCACCAGCGCGTTGGTAGCCGACATCAGTGAAAAAAATAAAGGGGCGAGTTTGGCACTGTTTGGCGTATTCTTTGGGCTGGGTGCCCTGGCCATGCCTTTTGTATTGGGCTTGCTGCGCGATGTGGCTACTTTTGAAGACATCGTACTGGCCATTGCGGCGCTCACCTTTTTGCTGGCTCTGGTATATTTTTCCTTGCAATTTCCGGTGGCCAAACAGGCCGAAGGCATTTCACTGCCACAATTGGGTAAAATGTTGAAAGATCCCGCCTTGTTGCTGATCGGCTTTTTCCTGTTTTGGCAAAGTGCTTGTGAGGCCTTGATCAACAACTGGACTACCTCTTATTTGATCGATCAAAAAATCGATGTGCGCTGGACCTTGTACGCCTTGACCAGCTATGTGGCGGGTTTGAGTCTATTCAGGTTGCTGACGGGAAGTGTTTTTCGAAACATTCCTTCGGCGCGAATGCTGGGTATTGGCATGGGCTTGTTGATTGTTGGGGCGCTCATTCTGGGATGGGTACCTGGTTTAAGCTGGGCCTTTACCGGATTGATACTGGTGGGCTTTGGCCTGGCCTTGGGTTTTCCGGTGATGTTTGGCTTGAGTAGTTCCTTGTACAGCAAAACCAGCGGTACGGCCATTGGCATTATTCTGGCGATTTCATTGATTGGCAACCTCTTAACCAATTTTTTGATGGGTTACATGGCCCAAGCCTGGGGCATCGGTATATTTTCAGTGGCTTTGCTGAGTGCAGCTCTTGTTCAAGCGGTGTTTTGTTTTTTGGTGTTTAGGAAGTAG